From Halodesulfovibrio aestuarii DSM 17919 = ATCC 29578, one genomic window encodes:
- the aroC gene encoding chorismate synthase: MSGNTFGTLFRLSTFGESHGAALGGTIEGCPSGIALTEADIQRELDLRKPGQGGIAATARKEADAVRILSGVFEGKTTGTPIGFIIENTDQRSRDYGDIIEKWRPGHADFGFDQKYGFRDYRGGGRSSGRETVSRVAGGAVAMQLLATQGISVNAYTVELGGIPAPVIEASGAQRRPYFAADDSIVDAWNERVAAVKKNGDTLGGIVQIEAVGVPAGLGEPVFDKLDALLAHALMSVGAVKGVEIGQGFEAARMLGSENNDGMNAEGFTSNNCGGSLGGISNGMPVIARAAIKPIPSIAKEQHTVTRSGEPCTMQIKGRHDICAIPRVVPVLKSMVALVLADLLLQQSKQFFSPVSGVVEPRGFDE, encoded by the coding sequence ATGAGCGGTAATACGTTCGGCACACTGTTTCGCTTAAGCACATTTGGCGAATCACACGGTGCGGCTTTGGGCGGCACAATTGAGGGTTGCCCATCCGGTATTGCATTAACTGAGGCAGATATTCAGCGTGAACTGGATTTACGAAAACCCGGTCAGGGCGGTATTGCTGCTACTGCACGTAAAGAAGCAGATGCCGTGCGTATTCTTTCCGGCGTGTTTGAAGGTAAAACAACCGGAACACCAATCGGGTTTATTATAGAAAATACAGACCAGCGCTCCCGTGATTATGGGGATATAATAGAAAAATGGCGCCCCGGGCATGCTGATTTCGGATTTGATCAGAAGTATGGTTTTCGTGATTACCGCGGTGGCGGACGCTCATCCGGACGCGAAACAGTAAGCCGTGTAGCTGGCGGTGCTGTTGCAATGCAGTTACTTGCGACTCAAGGCATTAGCGTGAATGCCTATACGGTCGAACTTGGTGGCATTCCTGCTCCTGTAATTGAAGCATCCGGAGCACAGAGGCGTCCATATTTTGCAGCGGATGACTCTATTGTTGATGCATGGAATGAGCGTGTAGCAGCAGTGAAAAAAAATGGTGATACTCTTGGCGGTATTGTGCAGATTGAAGCTGTCGGTGTGCCCGCTGGGCTTGGTGAACCCGTGTTCGACAAACTCGATGCCTTGCTTGCCCATGCTTTAATGAGTGTGGGAGCCGTAAAAGGCGTGGAAATTGGACAGGGGTTTGAAGCTGCGCGCATGTTGGGGAGTGAAAATAACGACGGCATGAACGCTGAAGGGTTCACTTCAAACAACTGTGGCGGGAGCCTTGGTGGAATTTCTAACGGCATGCCTGTCATTGCCCGCGCTGCAATTAAGCCGATTCCTTCCATCGCAAAAGAACAGCATACGGTAACCCGCAGTGGTGAGCCTTGCACCATGCAGATTAAGGGGCGCCATGATATCTGCGCAATTCCTCGCGTTGTACCTGTGTTGAAATCGATGGTCGCGCTTGTTCTTGCCGATTTATTGTTACAGCAAAGTAAACAATTTTTCTCGCCTGTTTCAGGCGTTGTAGAGCCTCGCGGGTTTGACGAATAA
- a CDS encoding universal stress protein — MKIEKILVPVDGSDFSRKAVEYATEFAPMVGASVILLTCRLDVTSLLSKELYERAINDLDTYAKELLEPYKEMLDKAHVPYTPMVLGGSPEETIIQVVKGEGCDMIIMGSRGYSDIKGLFLGSTTHRVLQLAECPVTVVR, encoded by the coding sequence ATGAAGATCGAAAAGATTCTAGTTCCGGTTGATGGCTCAGACTTTTCACGAAAAGCAGTTGAATATGCTACAGAGTTCGCCCCGATGGTCGGCGCTTCTGTTATATTGCTTACCTGTCGTCTGGACGTTACGTCTTTGTTGAGTAAAGAGTTATATGAACGGGCAATTAATGATCTTGATACCTATGCAAAAGAGTTGTTAGAACCGTATAAAGAGATGCTTGATAAGGCACATGTGCCATATACTCCCATGGTTTTGGGTGGCTCACCGGAAGAAACTATCATACAGGTAGTAAAGGGTGAGGGCTGTGACATGATCATTATGGGTTCTCGTGGCTATTCTGACATTAAAGGCTTGTTCCTTGGCAGCACAACGCATAGAGTACTGCAACTTGCAGAGTGTCCTGTAACTGTTGTTCGTTAA
- the aroL gene encoding shikimate kinase AroL has protein sequence MKCARRIYLTGSRGCGKTSVGNELAKRLSCGFTDTDALLSEMQGRSVTEIVEAEGWDAFRDCESAALIAATENKPQVIATGGGIVLREKNRVVMREHGVVIFIDVPPSELARRLSADPLDAQRPSLTGKSLVDEINEVLAARLHLYVESAHITVDGTRSVEEIVDNIMELLETKPIS, from the coding sequence GTGAAATGTGCAAGACGGATATACCTAACCGGTTCGCGTGGCTGCGGTAAAACCTCTGTGGGAAACGAATTAGCTAAGCGCCTTAGTTGCGGTTTTACAGACACTGATGCCTTGTTAAGTGAAATGCAGGGTAGAAGTGTTACTGAAATTGTCGAGGCCGAGGGCTGGGATGCTTTCAGAGACTGTGAGTCTGCTGCGCTTATTGCGGCCACAGAAAATAAGCCTCAGGTTATTGCTACAGGTGGTGGTATTGTATTGAGAGAAAAGAACCGTGTAGTTATGCGAGAGCACGGGGTAGTTATTTTTATTGATGTGCCGCCTTCTGAGCTTGCACGACGCCTGAGTGCAGACCCTCTGGACGCTCAGCGCCCCTCGTTGACAGGGAAATCTCTTGTTGATGAAATTAATGAAGTACTTGCTGCACGGTTGCATTTATATGTTGAATCTGCCCATATAACGGTTGATGGAACCCGATCTGTTGAAGAGATTGTTGATAACATCATGGAACTACTTGAAACTAAACCAATTTCATAG